One window from the genome of Candidatus Saccharimonadales bacterium encodes:
- a CDS encoding lipase family protein, giving the protein MPQSKKPATPRGRKTAKERAHAKKELHKKRVRFAFLAGFVALIFAAGIIIYHISHESKAAKTVAVQTKRKTTSPTTNKPIIPPTPGTIDQIISTQTYPASTVTTLASQDYGKTVPASTHNVTQVLFTYYSQDTQNKPIVVYARAYIPQTSTAAPILGMAPGTTGIGDECAASLENVAISNWGNYESVMMAYASQGFAGVITDYEGMRDPSRIHHYMVGVLEGRAVLDSIKAFEKLPQAVGHLNTSQVFLAGYSQGGHSAFWADTLAASYAPSIKISGLVVWAPVLNVEQTLQGILSGSTLDWFGPYVLVSYSDYYHTNYNISNILLPKWSSNLDANVLGNCVGTAISFWGTNPAAVYTPQFISDLRSGTLPSSRYGSLQDDMAQNVTGDEPTATPKLIEQGETDNVVLASQAKDALPGICAASKGPVTLTLYPQNNHYTIMHSSFTNSISWMNGIDNGTVSTAPSCNTVGGS; this is encoded by the coding sequence ATGCCCCAGAGCAAAAAACCAGCGACGCCTCGAGGCCGAAAGACGGCAAAAGAAAGGGCGCACGCCAAAAAAGAGCTTCATAAGAAGCGGGTCCGCTTTGCCTTTCTCGCTGGTTTTGTGGCGCTGATCTTTGCTGCAGGGATCATCATTTACCACATCAGTCACGAATCCAAAGCAGCGAAAACGGTAGCGGTTCAGACGAAACGCAAGACGACGTCTCCAACGACAAATAAACCTATCATCCCGCCAACGCCGGGTACTATCGATCAGATCATCTCCACCCAGACATACCCGGCCTCAACAGTCACGACGCTTGCTTCTCAAGATTACGGTAAAACCGTTCCGGCTAGTACGCATAATGTCACCCAGGTCCTCTTTACCTACTACAGCCAGGATACTCAGAACAAGCCGATCGTAGTCTACGCCAGGGCCTATATACCCCAGACCTCAACAGCCGCCCCGATACTCGGAATGGCACCGGGCACGACAGGTATCGGCGACGAATGTGCCGCCAGTCTGGAAAATGTCGCTATCAGCAACTGGGGGAACTATGAATCAGTCATGATGGCCTATGCCTCACAGGGTTTTGCCGGGGTCATCACTGACTATGAGGGCATGCGCGATCCGTCTCGCATCCATCACTATATGGTCGGCGTGCTTGAAGGACGTGCTGTTCTTGACAGCATCAAAGCCTTTGAGAAACTGCCACAGGCAGTAGGCCATCTCAACACAAGTCAGGTCTTTCTGGCTGGCTACTCACAAGGTGGACACTCGGCTTTCTGGGCCGACACGCTGGCTGCGAGTTACGCGCCGAGCATCAAGATATCTGGGCTTGTTGTCTGGGCGCCTGTTCTTAATGTGGAGCAAACCCTGCAAGGGATCTTGAGTGGTTCGACCCTCGACTGGTTCGGACCCTACGTTCTCGTCAGCTACAGCGACTACTACCATACCAACTACAACATCAGCAATATCCTGTTGCCAAAGTGGTCGTCGAACTTAGACGCCAACGTTCTTGGCAATTGCGTTGGAACGGCCATCTCATTCTGGGGGACTAACCCCGCGGCAGTCTATACGCCGCAATTCATAAGCGATCTACGAAGCGGCACCTTGCCCAGCAGTCGCTACGGTTCACTCCAAGACGATATGGCCCAGAACGTCACCGGCGATGAACCAACGGCAACACCGAAACTTATCGAGCAAGGAGAGACGGACAACGTCGTCTTAGCATCTCAGGCGAAAGACGCCCTGCCAGGCATCTGTGCCGCCAGCAAGGGCCCGGTCACTCTCACTCTCTACCCTCAAAACAACCACTACACCATCATGCATTCCAGCTTTACCAACAGTATTAGCTGGATGAACGGGATCGATAATGGCACCGTCTCGACTGCGCCCTCATGTAACACCGTTGGTGGCAGCTGA
- a CDS encoding GNAT family N-acetyltransferase: MNVFRSRRKKALNVVITPLRPSEVASLRRLFLHALETDFHYFPYEYRHLIARQNRHRHLLTAYLRKERVIYLAKQSQQLVGYVIAGMLPDGRGYIYWLYVDPTARGDKIGVKLVEQAKETLRKLGATEIDLVTYNFDKYYKKLGFEYSGTQEIHGVTLHEMTYNYHDHAPEQKTSDASRPKDGKRKGARQKRAS; the protein is encoded by the coding sequence GTGAACGTGTTCCGCTCTCGTCGCAAAAAAGCTCTTAATGTCGTCATTACGCCGTTACGGCCGAGTGAGGTTGCTTCGTTGAGGCGTCTCTTCCTGCATGCTCTAGAGACAGACTTTCATTACTTTCCGTATGAGTACCGCCACCTGATAGCCAGACAGAATCGGCACCGGCACTTACTGACAGCCTATCTGCGCAAAGAGCGGGTTATCTATCTGGCCAAGCAGTCACAGCAACTGGTCGGCTATGTAATTGCCGGTATGCTGCCTGACGGGCGTGGCTACATCTATTGGCTCTACGTCGACCCGACGGCTCGCGGCGACAAGATCGGCGTGAAATTGGTTGAGCAGGCCAAAGAAACGCTCCGTAAGCTGGGCGCGACGGAGATTGACTTAGTGACCTACAACTTCGATAAGTACTATAAAAAACTAGGCTTTGAGTACAGTGGCACACAGGAGATACATGGTGTGACATTACATGAAATGACATATAATTATCATGATCATGCCCCAGAGCAAAAAACCAGCGACGCCTCGAGGCCGAAAGACGGCAAAAGAAAGGGCGCACGCCAAAAAAGAGCTTCATAA
- a CDS encoding metal-dependent hydrolase, giving the protein MTGRTHDLAAITALGAVAFALHPHTITLSTVLVAVFANQIGGITPDIDQPTAPLWKNLPIGHPLGKFTDALMGGHRFLTHSILGLALFGFLAFTLLKFLSPIMHSVDTMIVWWAFMIGMVSHLIMDSFTKEGVPWLLPITTKFGLPPEKALRITTGHFVELFIIFPALLLLDGWYCVSHYHHLLLLMHQYVI; this is encoded by the coding sequence ATGACGGGTCGGACGCATGATCTGGCAGCGATTACTGCTCTCGGTGCAGTCGCCTTTGCCCTGCATCCGCATACGATCACTCTCTCGACTGTTCTAGTGGCTGTCTTTGCGAATCAGATTGGCGGGATAACGCCTGATATTGATCAGCCGACAGCACCTCTTTGGAAGAACCTGCCTATTGGGCACCCACTCGGGAAGTTTACTGACGCACTGATGGGCGGTCACCGGTTTCTAACCCACTCGATTCTTGGCTTGGCTCTGTTCGGATTTCTGGCCTTCACGCTACTCAAATTCTTAAGCCCTATCATGCACAGCGTCGACACCATGATTGTCTGGTGGGCATTCATGATCGGCATGGTGTCGCATCTTATCATGGACTCCTTTACTAAAGAAGGAGTACCGTGGTTACTACCGATAACAACTAAGTTCGGTCTTCCCCCAGAAAAAGCCCTTCGTATCACAACTGGGCACTTCGTCGAACTATTCATCATCTTTCCAGCCCTGCTCCTGCTCGACGGTTGGTACTGCGTCAGCCACTACCATCACCTGCTACTACTGATGCATCAGTACGTCATTTAG
- a CDS encoding F0F1 ATP synthase subunit delta, with product MNVRLPVELYSPDQLGIIMLELRTTIDTQRDAAVKAKVTNQAATGPKPHLSGLLTNTLIESKIETTDMASLEEMATQLRTIRDKAPVAHIILTASPTPALKAQLVRWFRTQINPYTLLSFATREDIGGGLILRAGSHIYDLSFRTQLKTNKTRIAEIYHGVQR from the coding sequence GTGAACGTCAGGCTGCCAGTCGAACTCTACTCTCCCGATCAACTCGGGATTATTATGCTTGAGCTGAGAACGACGATCGACACCCAGCGTGATGCGGCCGTTAAAGCAAAGGTGACCAATCAGGCAGCGACTGGACCGAAGCCGCACCTTTCAGGATTGCTAACCAATACTCTCATCGAGAGCAAGATAGAAACCACAGACATGGCCTCTTTAGAAGAGATGGCCACACAGCTCCGTACCATTAGGGATAAGGCGCCCGTTGCCCATATCATCCTGACTGCCAGCCCGACACCCGCTCTTAAAGCACAGCTCGTCAGATGGTTTAGGACCCAAATAAACCCGTATACCCTTCTGAGTTTTGCGACTCGAGAAGACATCGGTGGTGGTCTAATTCTACGAGCCGGCTCACATATCTACGATCTCTCATTTCGCACACAGTTAAAGACAAATAAGACCAGAATCGCTGAGATATATCACGGTGTACAACGATAA
- a CDS encoding sodium-transporting two-sector ATPase, which produces MYNDNLFQQLVTANYPTGEVIGSDRFLVTVKGLDGVGVGALVVFESGQRGMVRELTDETVLILNLQGEETKLGSLVVLQDHSMKADVGEALIGRIVTPLGEPLDGKGPIRYEAQWPVYNEAPGLIERELLKDQLSSGVTIVDFLFPIVLGQRIAILGDAKSGKTSFLLQLGMNQTGTDRIVVYVLIGKRRVEIGQTIATLRETGAMANSILIIADMFDSLAQSYLAPYIGCAIAEYLWAKKGKDVVVIYDDLTSHAKVYREVSLLTNVSPGRDSYPGDMFYAHSSLLERAGKLKSNSKTLTALPVVITPGDDITAFLPTSIMSMTDGQIIFDLQTFRQNIRPAVNVGLSVSRVGGRALNNRQKLLSATVTKRLAEYRQAREFAHFTTDITPESKHALQLGMLIYEVFRQGPRELHLPLVQELMLETVIASGGTSALNVSDLKKKAKEVAPKIKNAVDIDLAVQQLLQTTRIGGTL; this is translated from the coding sequence GTGTACAACGATAACCTGTTCCAGCAACTAGTCACAGCCAACTACCCCACGGGCGAGGTCATCGGGAGTGACCGCTTCCTCGTAACCGTCAAAGGACTCGATGGTGTCGGTGTCGGGGCGCTCGTCGTCTTCGAATCCGGCCAACGGGGCATGGTTAGAGAGCTTACAGATGAGACCGTTCTTATCCTGAACCTGCAGGGCGAGGAGACCAAGCTTGGTAGCTTAGTGGTTCTCCAGGACCACAGCATGAAGGCCGATGTTGGGGAAGCACTCATCGGCCGGATCGTTACTCCACTTGGCGAACCTCTCGACGGCAAGGGGCCGATTCGGTACGAAGCTCAGTGGCCAGTCTATAACGAAGCACCCGGGCTGATAGAGCGGGAGCTACTCAAAGATCAACTCAGTAGCGGAGTGACGATCGTCGACTTTCTCTTTCCTATCGTTTTGGGGCAGCGTATCGCCATCCTCGGTGACGCTAAGTCCGGTAAGACGTCATTCCTGCTGCAGCTCGGCATGAACCAGACCGGCACCGACCGAATCGTCGTCTATGTTTTAATCGGCAAGCGGCGAGTCGAGATCGGCCAGACCATCGCCACTCTTCGAGAAACAGGGGCAATGGCCAACAGCATCTTAATCATCGCCGACATGTTTGACTCACTGGCCCAGTCGTATCTCGCCCCATACATCGGCTGTGCCATCGCCGAATACTTATGGGCCAAGAAAGGTAAGGACGTCGTCGTAATTTACGACGACCTAACTAGTCACGCTAAGGTCTACCGCGAAGTTTCACTACTAACCAACGTCAGTCCGGGCCGTGACTCATACCCCGGCGACATGTTCTACGCGCACTCATCGTTGCTCGAACGGGCAGGCAAGTTGAAGAGCAACTCGAAAACGTTGACCGCCCTGCCAGTCGTCATCACACCTGGCGATGACATCACCGCCTTTCTGCCAACCAGTATTATGTCCATGACGGATGGCCAGATCATCTTCGATCTCCAGACATTTCGTCAAAATATCAGGCCAGCCGTCAATGTTGGTCTCTCGGTCTCACGTGTTGGGGGCCGGGCCCTTAACAACCGTCAAAAACTGCTCTCGGCAACTGTCACCAAACGACTGGCTGAATATCGACAGGCTCGTGAGTTTGCTCACTTCACTACCGATATCACACCTGAGTCTAAGCACGCCCTACAGCTTGGCATGCTGATCTACGAAGTCTTCCGACAAGGCCCGCGCGAACTTCACCTACCGCTTGTGCAGGAGCTCATGCTGGAGACGGTTATCGCTAGCGGTGGAACGTCTGCCCTGAATGTCAGTGACCTTAAGAAAAAGGCCAAGGAAGTCGCGCCAAAGATTAAAAATGCTGTCGACATCGACCTGGCTGTCCAGCAGTTACTCCAGACGACCCGTATTGGAGGCACCTTATGA
- a CDS encoding F0F1 ATP synthase subunit gamma translates to MRRSLAVQQDMQQTDTVESLTEVFEGIASIHISKIRNRVVASKSFFAELWTTYQGLRVDPRDRLARTRAIQKDRDVIVAVTGEGSRLSGSTDEKILEQVLTAYQGTHKTDLVTIGSHGFSYLNRRGIRVAHAFSLPISDFNFSVNDMIKVLNEYRRITVFYQTYESLRSQKIASISLTSAVRSLGEDVTNATDVVSSHDYIFEPNITEIADYMESVMMGVALIQIIMEAKLAQYASRFNAMSNAKQQAKDLFGEYRREFNHAKRAESDERIKEVMKVVHHGHSRTD, encoded by the coding sequence ATGAGGCGATCCTTGGCTGTCCAGCAGGATATGCAGCAGACCGATACTGTCGAGTCGCTAACCGAAGTCTTTGAAGGTATTGCGAGCATCCATATCTCTAAAATCCGCAACCGGGTGGTCGCCAGTAAATCGTTCTTTGCCGAACTCTGGACGACCTACCAGGGTCTTAGAGTCGATCCTCGTGATCGACTAGCACGTACTCGGGCCATCCAGAAAGATCGTGACGTCATCGTTGCCGTCACCGGTGAGGGAAGCCGTCTGAGCGGATCAACCGACGAGAAGATTCTGGAGCAAGTGTTAACAGCATACCAAGGTACCCATAAGACAGACCTCGTCACCATTGGCAGCCACGGCTTTAGTTACCTAAACCGCAGAGGGATCCGAGTAGCTCACGCCTTCTCCCTGCCAATCAGCGACTTTAACTTCAGCGTCAACGACATGATCAAGGTTCTCAACGAATATCGACGTATCACCGTCTTTTATCAAACGTACGAATCGCTCAGGTCCCAGAAGATCGCCTCCATCAGCCTAACTTCCGCCGTGCGCAGCCTCGGTGAGGATGTCACAAATGCCACCGACGTCGTCTCCAGTCACGACTACATCTTCGAGCCAAACATAACCGAGATTGCGGACTACATGGAGTCAGTCATGATGGGCGTGGCCTTAATCCAGATCATCATGGAAGCCAAATTGGCCCAGTATGCCAGTCGCTTCAACGCTATGAGCAATGCCAAGCAGCAGGCCAAGGACCTTTTTGGTGAGTACCGAAGAGAGTTTAATCACGCTAAGCGAGCCGAGAGCGACGAACGGATCAAAGAAGTTATGAAGGTAGTACACCATGGACATAGTAGGACAGATTAA
- the atpD gene encoding F0F1 ATP synthase subunit beta gives MDIVGQIKSIRGLICEVDIVGDRPAPNDLVALADNPKIVLEVTSYPTPYVMLCVNLTGSSEVRRGANIVATGEPVSVPIGPEVVGRVLNATGEPIDGKGPVKSKSRKPVREQTSVHNGFVGKPELLETGIKIIDFLTPFIKGRKIGIIGGAGVGKTVLTMELIHNIAKDDSKLAMFIGIGERIREGHELYHTLTERGVMDKTVMLMGQMNETPAMRTLVGLSGATVAEYFRDTEKRDVLVFVDNIYRFVQAGNELATSLGMMPSEGGYQATLFSDLRRLEDRLSSSRDGSITSVQAIYIPADDLSDPAVQEISQQLDSTVVLSRSVAESGIRPAVDITRTTSSLLSPEIVGDRHYLLATQVQTIMQKYDSLKNIIAIIGQSELSPDERRDYEKAQKLINFFSQSFSVAEELTGTKGEYFTREETLKGIEEILI, from the coding sequence ATGGACATAGTAGGACAGATTAAGTCCATCCGCGGCCTAATATGCGAAGTCGACATCGTCGGCGATCGCCCTGCGCCTAACGATTTGGTGGCCCTTGCCGACAATCCGAAAATTGTCCTGGAGGTTACTTCATATCCAACACCGTATGTGATGTTATGCGTCAATCTAACAGGGAGTTCAGAGGTCCGGCGTGGCGCCAATATCGTAGCCACCGGTGAGCCCGTCTCCGTCCCCATCGGTCCAGAAGTAGTCGGTCGAGTCCTGAACGCTACTGGTGAGCCAATCGACGGCAAAGGTCCAGTCAAAAGCAAGTCCAGGAAACCGGTTCGGGAACAGACGTCCGTCCATAACGGCTTCGTTGGCAAACCAGAGCTGCTCGAAACCGGTATCAAGATCATCGACTTTCTGACCCCGTTCATCAAGGGACGCAAGATAGGTATTATCGGCGGCGCCGGTGTTGGCAAGACCGTCCTGACCATGGAGCTTATTCACAACATTGCCAAAGATGACTCTAAGCTGGCCATGTTTATCGGCATTGGGGAACGTATCCGTGAGGGCCACGAGCTCTATCATACCTTGACCGAACGGGGAGTCATGGACAAGACAGTCATGCTGATGGGCCAGATGAACGAGACACCCGCCATGCGTACGCTAGTTGGGCTATCCGGAGCCACGGTGGCCGAGTACTTCAGGGATACTGAGAAGCGAGACGTTCTTGTCTTCGTAGATAACATCTACCGCTTCGTCCAGGCTGGCAACGAACTGGCGACCAGTCTTGGCATGATGCCGAGCGAGGGCGGTTATCAAGCGACACTCTTCTCTGACCTGCGACGACTTGAAGACCGTCTCAGTTCCAGCCGCGATGGCTCGATTACCTCAGTCCAAGCAATCTATATTCCCGCAGACGATCTGAGTGACCCGGCGGTCCAAGAGATCTCCCAACAGCTCGACTCAACAGTCGTTCTCTCCAGGAGCGTTGCCGAGAGTGGTATTCGTCCGGCCGTTGACATCACGCGAACCACCTCATCGCTACTTTCACCCGAGATCGTCGGAGACCGTCATTACCTCTTAGCAACCCAGGTCCAGACCATCATGCAGAAGTATGACTCGCTTAAGAACATCATCGCCATTATCGGTCAGAGTGAACTTTCTCCCGATGAGCGTCGCGACTACGAAAAAGCCCAGAAGCTGATCAACTTCTTTTCGCAGTCGTTTTCGGTCGCCGAAGAGCTGACAGGCACTAAGGGCGAGTACTTCACCCGCGAAGAGACGCTCAAGGGAATCGAGGAGATCCTGATATGA